The following proteins come from a genomic window of Halorussus halophilus:
- a CDS encoding ParB N-terminal domain-containing protein, whose amino-acid sequence MGLDAFRYYSEWHDCCNREQYGAPGDPWEPIRVDPTAVEYYSVVSLRWGVGRVRGGEWDRPENCQLLGETTMYEGLRQHFEDGMDWEETVYDDWAKEKLADNDVFRGFESIEEFRAERYAALDELAESVRERYRPNFETSYDSVTDVEFISDLEPLVLVGRSGEIIWTEGYHRLSIAKVLGVEEIPVYVLRRHEQWQKIRDEIHGTPKSELRPELRQYLDHPDLQDIVG is encoded by the coding sequence ATGGGTCTCGACGCCTTTCGCTACTACAGCGAGTGGCACGACTGCTGCAATCGGGAACAGTACGGCGCGCCAGGGGACCCGTGGGAACCGATTCGAGTAGACCCCACAGCGGTAGAGTACTACAGCGTCGTCTCGCTCCGCTGGGGTGTCGGTCGAGTTCGGGGCGGAGAGTGGGACCGTCCGGAGAACTGCCAGTTACTCGGCGAGACGACGATGTACGAGGGACTCAGACAGCATTTCGAAGACGGCATGGACTGGGAGGAGACCGTCTACGACGATTGGGCGAAAGAGAAACTGGCCGACAACGACGTGTTTCGCGGATTCGAGAGCATAGAGGAGTTCAGAGCGGAGCGGTACGCAGCGCTAGACGAGTTGGCCGAGAGCGTGCGAGAGCGCTATCGACCGAACTTCGAAACGTCGTACGACTCGGTGACGGACGTGGAGTTCATCAGTGACTTGGAACCGCTGGTACTGGTCGGCAGGTCCGGCGAAATCATCTGGACGGAAGGCTATCACAGGCTCAGCATTGCCAAGGTACTCGGTGTCGAGGAGATTCCAGTGTACGTCCTTCGCAGGCACGAACAGTGGCAGAAGATTCGGGACGAGATTCACGGGACGCCAAAGTCGGAACTGCGTCCCGAACTGCGACAGTATCTGGACCATCCCGACCTGCAGGATATCGTCGGCTGA
- a CDS encoding winged helix-turn-helix transcriptional regulator, with amino-acid sequence MVERSEVDENKRSTLRRFAALGAATPLSKLKSDDNGESEARDAIAGYVATTPGAHFSKVRDDLKLGTGEAQHHLRQLLDAGVVESRRDGDYRRFYPAEQFSSFEQVALGYLRRDTPRGMLIELLRDPDATGSSLADALDVSRPTVSKYAASLEEAGLLDREDGYVVRHPETVITLLVRYADSFDADATAFAAQADGLISFDP; translated from the coding sequence ATGGTTGAGCGCTCCGAGGTGGATGAAAATAAGCGGTCCACGCTCCGCCGGTTCGCGGCACTCGGTGCGGCGACGCCGCTCTCGAAACTCAAGAGTGACGACAACGGCGAGAGCGAGGCCCGCGACGCCATCGCAGGCTACGTGGCGACCACACCCGGCGCACACTTCTCGAAAGTGCGAGACGACTTGAAACTGGGAACGGGGGAGGCACAACATCACCTCCGGCAACTACTCGACGCGGGCGTCGTCGAGAGTCGCCGCGACGGCGACTACCGACGGTTCTACCCCGCCGAACAGTTCTCTTCGTTCGAGCAGGTCGCACTGGGCTATCTCCGCCGCGACACGCCGCGTGGGATGCTCATCGAACTACTGCGAGACCCCGACGCCACGGGGTCTAGCCTCGCGGACGCGCTCGACGTGTCTCGGCCGACGGTGAGCAAGTACGCCGCCAGTTTAGAGGAAGCGGGCTTGCTTGACCGCGAGGACGGCTACGTCGTCCGTCACCCCGAGACGGTCATCACGCTGCTCGTCCGCTACGCCGACTCCTTCGACGCCGACGCGACGGCGTTCGCGGCGCAGGCGGACGGACTGATTAGTTTCGACCCGTAG
- a CDS encoding SPFH domain-containing protein, with the protein MGVPMLVPLQAAPGGGFMIVGLLILVLAIITIWQAVEIVDATEKRALTVFGEYRKLLEPGINFVPPFVSATHRFDMRTQTLDVPRQEAITRDNSPVTADAVVYIKVMDAKKAFLEVEDYKRAVSNLAQTTLRAVLGDMELDDTLNKRQEINAKIRRELDEPTDEWGIRVESVEVREVNPSKDVQQAMEQQTSAERKRRAMILEAQGERRSAIETAEGEKQSNIIRAQGEKQSQILEAQGDAVSTVLRAKSAESMGERAVIEKGMETLESIGQGESTTFVLPQELSSLVGRYGKHLTGSDVQTDGQSLDSLDFDSETRELLGLDNIEEILGQIDEEAEMDVEAMEQEAQAIKEGDDPTNIKSADEVIEEMDDVEDVEDIEEMDDAELEKELE; encoded by the coding sequence ATGGGAGTCCCTATGCTAGTCCCGCTACAGGCCGCCCCCGGCGGTGGCTTCATGATAGTTGGTCTGCTCATCCTCGTGTTAGCGATTATCACGATTTGGCAGGCCGTCGAAATCGTCGATGCGACTGAAAAGCGTGCGCTGACTGTGTTCGGCGAGTACCGCAAACTGCTCGAACCCGGTATCAACTTCGTGCCACCGTTCGTGAGCGCGACCCACCGCTTCGACATGCGAACACAGACGCTCGACGTGCCACGACAGGAAGCCATCACGCGCGACAACTCGCCCGTGACCGCCGACGCCGTGGTCTACATCAAGGTGATGGACGCCAAGAAGGCGTTCCTCGAAGTCGAAGACTACAAGCGCGCCGTCTCGAACCTCGCCCAGACGACGCTCCGCGCAGTGCTGGGCGACATGGAACTGGACGACACGCTCAACAAGCGCCAAGAGATCAACGCGAAGATTCGCCGCGAACTCGACGAACCCACCGACGAGTGGGGCATCCGCGTCGAGAGCGTCGAAGTCCGTGAGGTCAACCCGAGCAAGGACGTTCAGCAGGCGATGGAGCAACAGACCTCCGCAGAGCGCAAGCGCCGTGCGATGATTCTGGAAGCGCAGGGTGAACGCCGGAGCGCCATCGAGACGGCCGAAGGTGAGAAGCAGTCGAACATCATCCGCGCGCAAGGTGAGAAGCAGAGCCAGATTCTGGAAGCCCAAGGTGACGCAGTTTCGACCGTGCTTCGTGCGAAGTCCGCCGAGTCGATGGGCGAGCGCGCCGTCATCGAGAAAGGAATGGAGACCTTGGAGAGCATCGGTCAGGGCGAGTCCACGACCTTCGTCCTCCCGCAGGAACTCTCCTCGCTGGTGGGTCGCTACGGCAAGCACCTCACCGGCAGCGACGTGCAGACCGACGGCCAGTCGCTCGACAGTCTGGACTTCGACTCGGAGACTCGGGAACTGCTCGGCCTCGACAACATCGAGGAGATTCTCGGCCAAATCGACGAGGAGGCCGAGATGGACGTGGAAGCGATGGAGCAGGAAGCCCAAGCTATCAAGGAAGGCGACGACCCGACGAACATCAAGAGTGCCGACGAAGTCATCGAGGAGATGGACGACGTAGAGGACGTCGAAGACATCGAAGAGATGGACGACGCCGAACTAGAGAAGGAACTCGAATAG
- a CDS encoding ArsR/SmtB family transcription factor: MADVFQLLADPTRRRLVELTASEERSVGELVEATELSQPAVSKQLRQLREGGLVSVRKSGRKRFYQAETEELQVMVDWLLEYGPRWSDRLDALEDHLDEM, translated from the coding sequence GTGGCCGACGTATTCCAACTGCTGGCGGACCCGACCCGTCGCCGTCTGGTTGAACTGACCGCGAGCGAAGAACGGAGCGTCGGCGAACTCGTGGAAGCCACCGAACTCAGCCAACCGGCCGTCTCCAAGCAGTTACGGCAACTCAGAGAGGGCGGACTCGTCTCCGTCCGGAAGTCGGGGCGCAAGCGGTTCTATCAGGCCGAGACCGAGGAGTTGCAAGTGATGGTCGATTGGCTGCTGGAGTACGGTCCCCGCTGGTCGGACCGATTGGACGCACTGGAAGACCACTTAGACGAGATGTGA
- a CDS encoding cobalamin-binding protein gives MADLPRIVSLAPSATETVRALDATDRLVGVTNHCEDFERGRSAERAPTRVGGWLNPDYDAVAELNPDLVLTADDLQTEVTNKLRGRGYRVVQFSPTTLGEVVESFAEIGRTVGDPKAGHDLAWRARSRLHRVRSLVAPYDRPVVYCEEWPDPPMAAGNWVPQAVEVAGGSHPFVEPGERSHEVSTEEIESAAPEHVVCHYCGRGDSADPESVVERNLDVPAVERGNVHVLHDSLLNQPSPRLLDGVERLAVSLHPEIARQ, from the coding sequence ATGGCCGACCTGCCACGCATCGTCTCGTTGGCTCCGAGTGCGACCGAAACAGTGCGCGCTCTCGACGCGACCGACCGCCTCGTGGGCGTCACGAATCACTGTGAGGACTTCGAACGCGGGAGAAGCGCCGAGCGTGCCCCCACGCGCGTCGGCGGGTGGCTCAATCCCGACTACGACGCCGTAGCCGAACTGAACCCCGACCTCGTGTTGACTGCCGACGACCTCCAGACCGAGGTGACGAATAAACTCCGCGGGCGTGGTTACCGCGTCGTTCAGTTTTCACCCACGACACTCGGCGAGGTAGTCGAATCGTTTGCCGAGATAGGCCGAACCGTCGGCGACCCCAAAGCGGGCCACGACCTCGCGTGGCGTGCGCGGAGTAGACTCCACCGCGTCCGGTCGCTGGTCGCGCCGTACGACCGACCAGTGGTCTACTGCGAGGAGTGGCCAGACCCACCGATGGCAGCGGGCAACTGGGTTCCACAAGCAGTCGAAGTCGCTGGAGGGAGTCATCCCTTCGTTGAACCGGGCGAGCGGTCCCACGAAGTCTCGACAGAGGAAATCGAATCGGCCGCCCCCGAACACGTCGTCTGTCACTACTGTGGCCGTGGCGACAGCGCGGACCCTGAATCGGTCGTGGAACGCAATTTGGACGTTCCGGCCGTCGAGCGGGGGAACGTCCACGTGCTTCACGACTCGCTATTGAACCAACCGAGTCCGCGACTCCTCGACGGCGTCGAAAGACTTGCCGTGAGTCTTCATCCGGAAATCGCCAGACAGTAA
- a CDS encoding flippase-like domain-containing protein, whose translation MSGRAVEVSVVLPAYNEEATIENTVETTLTTLDSFLPAGTYEVLVAEDGCDDRTPEIADRMEAEDERVRHFHSDERLGRGGALNHAFRAADGETLVYFDTDLATDMKHLEELVEAIRSGEYQFATGSRWMPGNVADRPAKRDFASRGFNGLTRLFLSSDLKDHQCGFKAFDRDALFDVLDDVEDEHWFWDTEVLVRAQRRGYDIKEFAVEWEPKGDTKVDLVRDVFGMGSQIMRCWWEFSVQPRITRNVSIAAGVFLTLVAVLLMGEYLPMDQVLTQMSNADPMLVGVAALVYVLSWPLRGARYRDILEELGYTEDTDFLTGAIFVSQTGNLVFPARAGDAVRAYVVKARRSIPYPTGFASLAVERVFDLLTITVLAGVVLIGLALTGMTSLSGLQSTVLGSDPSGGGVGASGQMAVYVAGGVGVAAILAAAVIVVSARSDRNYVRAVVSKLSNDSYADYVAGVIERFTSDVQTVAGNRSAFLTVGASSLAIWTLDVVTALLVLLAFDVSMPLVSLVAVTFFAVSVGNLAKVLPLSPGGVGLYEGAFTIFVVGLTPISAAVAIGAAILDHAVKNIVTLVGGVVSMFVLNVSLTTAVEESKEARVDAEPTDD comes from the coding sequence ATGAGCGGTCGTGCCGTCGAAGTGAGCGTCGTCCTCCCGGCCTACAACGAAGAGGCGACTATCGAGAACACGGTCGAGACGACACTCACCACGCTAGATTCGTTCCTCCCCGCAGGCACGTACGAAGTCCTCGTCGCCGAAGACGGGTGTGACGACAGAACGCCCGAAATCGCCGACAGAATGGAAGCCGAAGACGAGCGCGTTCGTCACTTCCACAGTGACGAGCGCCTCGGTCGTGGCGGCGCACTCAACCACGCGTTCCGCGCCGCAGACGGCGAGACGTTGGTGTACTTCGACACGGACCTTGCGACGGACATGAAACACTTAGAAGAGTTGGTCGAGGCCATTCGGTCTGGCGAGTATCAGTTCGCCACTGGTTCGCGCTGGATGCCCGGAAACGTCGCCGACCGCCCGGCGAAGCGCGACTTCGCCAGTCGCGGCTTCAACGGACTGACTCGACTCTTCCTCTCTTCGGACCTGAAAGACCACCAGTGTGGGTTCAAGGCGTTCGACCGAGACGCGCTGTTCGACGTGCTCGACGACGTGGAAGACGAACACTGGTTCTGGGACACCGAAGTCCTCGTTCGCGCGCAGCGACGGGGCTACGACATCAAAGAGTTCGCCGTCGAGTGGGAACCGAAGGGCGACACGAAAGTCGATTTGGTCCGTGACGTGTTCGGCATGGGGAGCCAGATTATGCGCTGTTGGTGGGAGTTTTCAGTACAACCGCGTATCACCCGCAACGTGTCTATCGCCGCGGGCGTCTTCCTCACCCTCGTCGCGGTGCTGTTGATGGGCGAGTACCTCCCGATGGACCAGGTATTGACCCAGATGAGCAACGCCGACCCGATGCTCGTCGGTGTCGCCGCGCTCGTCTACGTCCTCTCGTGGCCGCTTCGCGGTGCCCGCTACAGGGACATCCTCGAAGAACTCGGCTACACGGAAGACACTGACTTCCTGACGGGGGCTATCTTCGTCAGCCAGACCGGGAACCTCGTGTTTCCGGCGCGCGCTGGCGACGCCGTGCGCGCCTACGTCGTGAAGGCCCGCCGGTCGATACCGTATCCGACGGGCTTCGCCTCGCTGGCAGTCGAGCGCGTCTTCGACCTGCTCACCATCACCGTGCTGGCGGGCGTCGTCCTCATCGGACTCGCCCTGACTGGCATGACCTCGCTGTCCGGCCTGCAATCGACAGTGCTGGGTTCGGACCCGTCGGGTGGCGGCGTGGGTGCGAGTGGCCAGATGGCAGTGTACGTCGCGGGCGGCGTCGGCGTCGCGGCTATACTCGCCGCGGCGGTCATCGTCGTCAGCGCCCGCTCGGACCGCAACTACGTGCGCGCGGTCGTTTCGAAGTTGAGCAACGACTCGTACGCCGACTACGTAGCGGGCGTCATCGAGCGGTTTACCAGCGACGTGCAGACCGTTGCAGGGAATCGCAGCGCCTTCCTCACAGTCGGTGCGAGCAGTCTCGCCATCTGGACGCTCGACGTGGTGACGGCCCTGCTCGTGTTGCTCGCGTTCGACGTGTCGATGCCGCTCGTGTCCCTCGTCGCGGTCACGTTCTTCGCGGTCAGCGTCGGGAACCTCGCGAAAGTGTTGCCGCTGTCACCCGGCGGCGTCGGCCTGTACGAAGGCGCGTTCACCATCTTCGTCGTCGGACTGACGCCGATTTCCGCGGCCGTCGCCATCGGCGCGGCCATCCTCGACCACGCGGTCAAGAACATCGTGACGCTGGTCGGCGGCGTCGTCTCGATGTTCGTACTCAACGTCTCGTTGACGACCGCAGTGGAGGAGAGCAAAGAGGCGCGAGTGGACGCGGAACCGACCGACGACTAA
- a CDS encoding DUF7123 family protein encodes MSTTAAGTTTLTDKQQRILRYLRENGQMKTYFKSRLIGDELGLTAKEVGANMTTIADGEFDVDVEKWGYSSSTTWKVTV; translated from the coding sequence ATGAGCACCACCGCTGCTGGCACGACCACCCTGACCGACAAACAACAGCGAATCCTCCGGTACCTCCGCGAGAACGGTCAGATGAAGACGTACTTCAAATCCCGACTCATCGGTGACGAACTCGGCCTCACCGCCAAGGAAGTCGGCGCGAACATGACCACCATCGCCGACGGCGAGTTCGACGTGGACGTAGAGAAGTGGGGCTACTCCTCGTCCACGACGTGGAAGGTCACCGTCTGA
- a CDS encoding DUF7312 domain-containing protein, producing MSDSDWKYDPEDVGPEAEQTPPEPEPETLEPGSPSAENALFVALGVLTMLAVFFRIALLAA from the coding sequence ATGTCCGACTCCGACTGGAAGTACGACCCCGAAGACGTGGGACCGGAGGCCGAGCAGACGCCGCCGGAACCGGAACCCGAGACACTCGAACCGGGGTCGCCCTCCGCCGAGAACGCGCTGTTCGTCGCGCTCGGCGTCTTGACGATGCTCGCAGTCTTCTTCCGCATCGCGCTTCTCGCGGCCTGA
- the yjjX gene encoding inosine/xanthosine triphosphatase, whose protein sequence is MRVGVGSTNPVKRRATESALSSIPELTVESVAVESGVSEQPFGERETVEGAVNRAQNVLDAGEFTLGVGLEGGVAEIEGADGLFLIMWAAATDGDQIGRGAGPRLRLPDNIADRIRGGEELGPVMNDALGTDDVPETRGAAGVLTNGIIDREDGLRSALAGALGPFVTGFYR, encoded by the coding sequence ATGCGAGTCGGTGTCGGCAGTACGAATCCCGTCAAGCGACGTGCCACCGAGTCCGCACTCTCGTCGATTCCCGAACTCACCGTGGAGTCTGTCGCCGTCGAGTCCGGCGTCTCAGAACAGCCCTTCGGCGAGCGCGAGACGGTCGAAGGTGCGGTGAATCGTGCCCAGAACGTCCTCGACGCGGGTGAGTTTACGCTCGGCGTCGGACTGGAGGGCGGCGTCGCCGAAATCGAAGGAGCGGACGGTCTCTTCCTTATCATGTGGGCCGCCGCGACCGATGGCGACCAGATTGGCCGGGGCGCGGGTCCGAGACTCCGCTTACCAGACAACATCGCCGACAGAATTCGAGGCGGCGAGGAACTCGGCCCGGTGATGAACGACGCACTCGGGACCGACGACGTGCCGGAAACGCGCGGAGCGGCGGGCGTCCTGACGAACGGCATCATCGACCGCGAAGACGGTCTACGCTCTGCGCTGGCCGGTGCTCTCGGGCCGTTCGTGACTGGATTCTACAGATAA
- a CDS encoding GYD domain-containing protein, producing the protein MPKYASLVNIRKDFQNVQELTSIWGDIRAELEEHDAHLEETYAILGEYDFLLIIDAPDRDDVYKASMAIERHGLDLQTMEIVPTDEFATLVDDL; encoded by the coding sequence ATGCCCAAATACGCCTCCCTCGTCAATATTCGGAAGGACTTCCAGAACGTCCAGGAACTCACCTCCATCTGGGGCGACATCCGTGCGGAGCTAGAAGAGCACGACGCGCACTTGGAAGAGACCTACGCAATCCTCGGCGAGTACGACTTCCTCCTCATCATCGACGCCCCCGACCGCGACGACGTGTACAAGGCTTCGATGGCCATCGAGCGACACGGACTCGACCTCCAAACCATGGAGATAGTGCCGACCGACGAGTTCGCCACGCTCGTAGACGACCTGTAG
- a CDS encoding SRPBCC domain-containing protein: MDRELNKTEDAYEARFERVLDHPVEKVWEALSDPEHLREWLDVVEFEGEPGGEFVTEHDEDVFAEDRILRIEPPTLLEHTWWEEMNPDGVVRWELDSHPDGCFLTLTYTAPVESSDDWARDMAGWHTMVERLASHLDGVPINEHQRPTVGSDGKRSGGTGVYAQFTDRRDAYEGVVSETEEQ, translated from the coding sequence ATGGACAGAGAACTAAACAAAACCGAAGATGCCTACGAAGCGCGTTTCGAGCGCGTCCTCGACCACCCCGTCGAGAAAGTCTGGGAGGCACTGAGCGACCCCGAACACCTGCGTGAGTGGCTCGATGTGGTGGAGTTCGAAGGCGAACCCGGCGGCGAGTTCGTCACAGAACACGACGAGGACGTGTTCGCCGAGGACCGCATCCTCCGAATCGAACCACCCACTCTCCTCGAACACACGTGGTGGGAAGAAATGAACCCGGACGGTGTCGTCCGGTGGGAACTCGACTCTCATCCGGACGGCTGTTTCCTGACGCTTACCTACACAGCACCTGTCGAAAGCTCAGACGACTGGGCCAGAGACATGGCAGGGTGGCACACGATGGTCGAACGACTTGCCTCCCACTTGGACGGGGTTCCCATCAACGAACATCAGCGTCCCACAGTGGGGTCGGATGGAAAGCGGTCGGGCGGAACCGGCGTCTACGCGCAGTTCACGGACCGTCGGGACGCATACGAGGGCGTCGTAAGCGAGACTGAGGAGCAATAA
- a CDS encoding NfeD family protein: protein MAPLLESLPLLLVIAGIGLAMAEALIPGAHFVVLGVALFLAGLVGLLFPPLAGPLVMAALVLGFGAASFYAYRELDLYGGKGVARTRDSDSMKGETGRVTERVTPHEGQIKLHEGGFNPYYAARSMDGEIPEGTEVMVVDPGGGNVVTVEPLEAIEDPIDRELRRERERAAQRDEEAGFEDGGERGDAVRERETDSEEI from the coding sequence ATGGCACCGCTGTTGGAATCGCTCCCACTGTTGTTGGTCATCGCCGGTATCGGCTTAGCGATGGCCGAAGCTCTCATTCCGGGAGCGCACTTCGTCGTCCTCGGCGTCGCGCTGTTTCTGGCGGGACTCGTCGGGTTGTTGTTCCCGCCGCTGGCGGGGCCGCTCGTGATGGCCGCACTCGTCTTGGGCTTCGGTGCGGCGTCGTTCTACGCCTACCGTGAGTTGGACCTCTACGGCGGGAAGGGCGTCGCTCGGACACGGGACTCGGACTCGATGAAGGGCGAAACCGGCCGCGTCACCGAGCGCGTGACGCCCCACGAAGGCCAGATTAAGCTTCACGAAGGCGGGTTCAATCCGTACTACGCCGCCCGGAGCATGGACGGCGAGATTCCGGAAGGAACCGAGGTGATGGTCGTAGACCCCGGCGGCGGCAACGTCGTCACCGTCGAACCGCTGGAAGCAATCGAGGACCCCATCGACCGCGAGTTGCGGAGAGAACGCGAGCGGGCCGCACAGCGCGACGAAGAGGCCGGTTTCGAAGACGGTGGAGAGCGTGGCGATGCAGTCCGCGAGCGCGAGACGGACTCCGAGGAAATCTAA
- the pyk gene encoding pyruvate kinase, producing MRNAKIVCTLGPASDSRRTIRDLADAGMTVARLNASHGSREDRAKLVDHVRHVDDTTDDPLAVMMDLQGPEIRTAEIEEPIELASDSTVRFVAGDSATPEEVGLSYAIPSVEPGDKVLLDDGRIETTVERVEDETVFAHVESGGELGSRKGVNTPGVDLDLDVVTEKDRGDLKLAAEKEVDFVAASFVRSADDVYEVSEVLEEFGADIPIVAKIERRGAVENLDELVEAAYGVMVARGDLGVECPLEDVPMIQKRIIRKCQQAGVPVITATEMLDSMVHARRPTRAEASDVANAVLDGTDAVMLSGETAIGDDPVRVVETMDRIVREVESNAEYSEILEQRVPKAEDARTDALARSARYLARDIGASAVVAASESGYTALKVAKFRPEVPVIATTPNDEVRRKLSLSWGVEARYTPMAEGIDTIIEDAVQAALDAGAADSGDTVVVLSGMMSELESASTTNMLKVHVAAETIATGRSVVTGRVSAPIARTKDGDLSDVPEGSILVIDPAFDGEFEGDASKLVGIVDARPGMTGYPALVARELEIPMVSGAPLDPGVHDGDEVTIDAERGVVYEGNIGANEQ from the coding sequence ATGAGAAACGCGAAAATCGTCTGTACGCTGGGTCCCGCTTCTGACTCCCGGCGTACCATCCGCGACCTCGCAGACGCTGGGATGACGGTGGCTCGGCTGAACGCCAGCCACGGTTCTCGGGAAGACCGAGCCAAGTTGGTAGACCACGTCCGGCACGTGGACGACACCACCGACGACCCGCTGGCCGTGATGATGGACCTCCAAGGGCCTGAGATTCGTACCGCCGAGATAGAAGAGCCAATCGAACTTGCGAGCGATTCGACGGTTCGGTTCGTCGCTGGCGACAGCGCGACCCCCGAAGAAGTCGGTCTCTCCTACGCGATACCGAGTGTCGAGCCAGGCGACAAGGTACTGCTGGACGACGGCCGCATCGAGACGACAGTCGAGCGCGTCGAGGACGAGACGGTCTTCGCGCACGTCGAGAGCGGCGGCGAACTGGGCAGTCGGAAGGGCGTCAACACGCCCGGCGTGGACTTAGACCTCGACGTCGTCACGGAGAAAGACCGCGGTGACCTGAAGTTGGCGGCCGAGAAAGAGGTTGACTTCGTGGCTGCGAGTTTCGTCCGGAGCGCCGACGACGTGTACGAGGTGAGCGAAGTGCTGGAGGAGTTCGGCGCTGACATCCCCATCGTCGCCAAAATCGAGCGCCGCGGCGCTGTCGAGAATCTGGACGAACTGGTCGAAGCCGCCTACGGCGTGATGGTCGCTCGCGGGGACCTCGGCGTGGAGTGTCCGCTCGAAGACGTGCCGATGATTCAGAAGCGAATCATCCGGAAGTGCCAGCAGGCGGGCGTGCCGGTCATCACGGCGACGGAGATGCTAGACTCGATGGTTCACGCGCGCCGACCGACGCGCGCGGAGGCCTCAGACGTTGCCAACGCAGTGCTGGACGGCACCGACGCCGTGATGCTGTCGGGCGAGACGGCCATCGGCGACGACCCCGTTCGCGTCGTGGAGACGATGGACCGAATCGTCCGGGAAGTCGAATCGAACGCCGAGTACAGCGAGATTCTCGAACAGCGCGTGCCGAAGGCCGAGGACGCCCGGACCGACGCCCTCGCTCGCTCCGCTCGCTATCTGGCGCGGGACATCGGCGCGTCTGCGGTCGTGGCGGCCAGCGAATCCGGCTACACCGCGCTGAAGGTGGCGAAGTTCCGCCCCGAAGTGCCCGTGATTGCGACTACACCCAACGACGAAGTCCGGCGGAAACTCTCGCTCTCGTGGGGCGTCGAGGCGCGCTACACGCCGATGGCCGAAGGCATCGACACCATCATCGAAGACGCCGTGCAGGCCGCACTCGACGCGGGGGCCGCAGACAGCGGCGACACGGTGGTCGTCCTCTCCGGGATGATGTCCGAACTCGAAAGTGCGAGTACGACGAACATGCTGAAGGTCCACGTCGCCGCCGAGACTATTGCCACGGGCCGGAGCGTCGTCACCGGTCGCGTTTCGGCGCCGATTGCCCGAACGAAGGACGGCGACCTCTCGGACGTCCCGGAAGGGTCGATTCTGGTCATCGACCCGGCGTTCGACGGCGAGTTCGAAGGGGACGCCTCGAAGTTGGTCGGCATCGTAGACGCGCGGCCGGGCATGACTGGCTACCCCGCGCTGGTGGCCCGCGAGTTGGAGATTCCGATGGTCAGCGGCGCACCGCTCGACCCGGGCGTTCACGACGGCGACGAGGTCACCATCGACGCCGAACGCGGCGTCGTCTACGAGGGGAACATCGGCGCGAACGAGCAGTAA